gaaataaaatggGGTCACTTATGTCAAGGGGTTTTAAAATGGACCCAGAAGGCCATTAAGGAGATGGATCTTATGCACCTCttcacccatgaaaccatgaacTTTTGAACTGGGCCAAGCCACCAATCTCACAAGGACTCAGCCAGAGTCTTGAGACTTGCTACAGTGAGACTTCGTTTAGTGATAGCCTTAGTAACCAATTACATTCAGCCAAGATTAGTTTTCTGCCACCAATCAatcaaaattctttataaatagcatatacaagcattcctttttgtctttaaaaacacTTGACTTTTGTTCTGGGGGGTGGAAGGACACTATTTGGGTCACTGCCCAGATCTGTGTTCCCCAGATTGCAATTTTGAGACACcgaataaatgtttttgttttattttagctcCGCTTCTTTTCTTGGTTGACACCATCATTGGGGTGCTAAGTCTAGAAACAATTCATCTTAAAAGGGACTTGTGGGACAAGCCTGTTTCCCCTCACTTAAAATGTTCAGCCACAACGTTTCTTCCCGGTATGGATGGGATAATGATGAGggagaaacaaattttaaatagacGTCATGAAACACATCAGTTTGAATCTTATCAAATGAGAATACACTttgttgaggggaaaaaaaggcaggctAAAGACCAACTCAACCCGAGGCTCTAGAAACTGTTGGGAATGTCCTGAGAGACATGAACACTCACCGTTGCTGGGAGGCAGTGGACTGACTGCTCAGCAACTAACCGCTCTGTGAACTCCACATCATTCTCAAATTCTGGGAAATGTTCCATCTCAATGCCAACCTATACCAATTACAGGGAGAGGCAAACTTATCAGGAGGGAAAACAGGCCAACTCCCCATGCCAGAAACTAACATAGGGACTGCTCTAAAAAATATCTTGGAATTCTACTACTGATAACTAAGAGTTCTAACACTTAGGAGCCCATGGAATTTTTCATAGGAAAGACAGGATgtctttatattaatattttagtttattgaAGCATTCCTTCCTGGATGTTGATAAGTGAAAGCTGGAAATAGAATGTCACTGTTTCTCTAAAAAGGCAACATTAACATTGTGAGCCGGGCAATTGTTGATTGCATGGAACTATCCCACCAATTACAAGATACTAGTGTCTCCAGTCCACAAAATGCCAATGCCCCAAGTTATTctggaaacaggggcacctgggtggctcagtcgggcaagtgtcgactttggctcaggtcaagatctcaaagTGACCTGAACAGACATTCAGAACAAGGTGATTCCTAAACTAACAGGCCCGGAGGCTTAGCTGGTTGTCTTTGTGAGTCCTGCAGACCAGCTTCTGCTTGCCTTACAGAAAATGCCTGCCACCTACATACTTACCATGAGGTACATGGCCCCAGAAGGGCGGACTGGCCGGAGTCCAGGGATGGCAGCTAGTGCGTCATAGCAAAGATCAACGTTGGACTACAAGAGGAGGCAGAAAGATGTCAAGAATCAAAATATAAGTGAAAGAAAAGCACGTCATTAAAAGTAGAGCCCACACTGGAGGCAGGGAACCTAAGTTTGCTCTGCTGGCATCAAGGGCACAGGAAGTAGGcgagaaaaaaatcccatcacTTTTggccaggagcagagtgaagtgcCAGAAATGAGAGACATGGAAGGGTGGATAGTTACACTGATGCCATCTCCTGATTTGGAGGCCCCATAATGGCACACTGCTCCAGAAACAAGGATATGTTATTCCTAACTCCACTGGCGGCATTTCCTCACTCCCAAAGTAAAAGGCTACGGGCTGCCCTTACCTTCAAGAAGCTCAGAGTGTTGTGGTAGAAGTCCTGAGGGGTACGATGTAGGATGCTTTTCAGAGCTCCCTGGACAATGGTGCAGGGTCCCAGGATCCGCTGACTCAGTTTCACCAACCCATCTCGGATCTAAACCCCCCCAACCCGCAAACATATTATTTAGCCTTCCTTAAGCATTACAGTTTTGGGGATTCTGGTTCTGGCCATTCTTTCCATCAGGTTTGTAGTCTCTGGAGAAGTGATGGTGCGTGCCTACTGGCACTCTTAGATCAGACCACTGGGGTTTGTAGCCCAGCTCTGTCACACACATGCTGCGTGACTCAGCAAATTGTACAATGTCTcagtgcttcagttttctcaaccgTAAAAAGGAGATAATACTATGGCCTCCTAGAGTTGTTGGGAGGATTACAGTAAAATAATGTATATCAAGTGCTGGCATATTGTAAGCCTGCAAACAAAATCAGGTATCATTATagctattgtttccttatttgtggTCCTAAAATTAGAAGCAGATGGAACTTCTTCATAGAACCAGGTACAAGAAAAGTGAGTTTTGGAGAGGAATAACTAAGTACCATCTTTACCCAGCATCTTTTGGCACCCAGAACTACAGGgccaagaagaaagaagaaaaaacaacactaaaacaacaaaaaaatcaccaCCCAACCACTGTGCATGcaaattaaatacacatatatatcctaAATTAGACATACTGTATCACCTCATTGCTCTTACCTCATTGCCAAAAATGTCTCTTCGGTCATGGATGAGGATCCAGCCCAACCTCCAGCCAGGAACCAGCCAGCGCTTGGCCAGCCCTCCACAGGACAGGACGGGGACGTTGCTGCTGAGGGTGGCCAGAGGCTCAAATTTGGAACCCGAAAACACCTGAGGAGAAGAGATCCTTGCAGTTGTCTTCTGGCTTACTTTCCTCCAAATCCCATGCCTTCCAGTCTTTACCTTGTATAACTAGGAACAGGGCCTTGGATTTATGGGCTCATCCTACCCTAAAGCATAACTGGGAGCCTAGGAGGCTTCAAAGGAGACTATACAGAGACATATAACCTGACATCTGGTCTGGATTAAAGGAAGCCTACGATGAGGATACTGATCCTGGCCCAGGAATATATACAACTCAACAAAGCTTGCTCTGGGGAATGAATGCTTGTTGgaattagacatttaaaaatataatagaggTCCACAACCCTTTACCTGAGATTCTTGGGCCCATATTTGTTGCAGAATGTAGGATTATTTGGATTTTTGAGAAGTTTACCTGGATCATATATTATGTAACACCCCCAAGGCAGTGCGGGACGGCACTCCTAATCAAGCATATtaacatttctttccctttccttacattcttgacaaatatatatacacatatataagtgAGATACATAGAAAATCTACAAATATCTTTACATCAAGTCAAGCCAGGCTTTTCCACCAAAGGAATTTCAAAAATCTTCagatttttatagctttttggACTTCGGAAAACTGGCTAAGAGATTGTAGAATCTATATGTACTTTTAAGAGTGCAGGGATACTGATATGCTGTACTGAAATGATTAGGAATTACTTCTGGTGTTTTTGATGCCACCTCTAAAGGTCCCATGAAGTAATTTGGAATTGAGATTATTGTAGTGATAGATCCTGCCCAAGACTTACCATGTCTCCATAGATCTCATCAGCTAAGATGGGGACACACTGCCTTGCAGccactaaaaataagaaaaacaggctgaaatcatttttgttgttgttgttgttgttgttgttgttgttgttaagtaggcttcatgcccagtatggagctcgatatggggcttgaacccacgactctgagatcaagacctgagctgagatcaagagttgaatgcttaaccaactgagccatccaggggcccccaGGCTGAAATCCTTTTTAATGTGAATTGCCTTAGCAATTAATATTCACCTGGACttattatattttgcatttcatatttatgtgttttgttttccaatttaaGAACTATAAATTCTTATACTCTTCAGGATACAGAGGCTAAATATACCATTTAATTAACCAGATATTTCAAACCTGCTCTTCCACATATGGGAATAGTGAAGAGGCAAGTgctgcctttttctccttcttgtaGGTGAGGTCTACTGCTCCAGGGGCACACTATTCACTGGAGACCCCAGtagagctcccccacccccatcctcagcTCGGAACTAACCCTCTTCTCATTCCAGGAAAACAGCTCAAGGATCCTATCCCCATATATTCTCCTGTCAAATGAAGTCTGATGGACTTACCAGCCAGAATTTTCTGGAGATGACTTTTACTGTACACTGACCCACAGGGGTTTGATGGATTATTAACAATGAGACAAGCTGTCTTTTCATCAATTAGAGATTCCAGTTGTTTCAAGTCAATTTCCCAAGACTTTTCtggctggggaggaagaaagggtgaGACTAAGATGGTTCTGAAAACTTGAGGGGGAATATTCACTTAACAGtatattctaaataataaaatgtgtttgtgGCCTCCACCACCCACTTCCAAATCTTTCTGTGCTAAGACAattgtcatatatttttacaaagcCATAATTGAACACTGgggtctaaaattaaaaagttgtttaCCAATAAATTGTAGAGTTTGACCTCAATTCCCATTGATTCAGCCAAAGTCCTATAAAGAGAGAAACCGGGTCTTGGAACTAGGATGTTTTGTCCTGGGTTGGCCAACACAGCTAAACAAAGTTCAATAGCCTGACTGCAGCCACTAGTCAGAATGACatcctgtgaagaaataaaaggtacattTTGTTAGGGGTTCCAACAGCAGTGGGAGAAGAGACATTGTCAGATAGGTGAGTGGGGAGCAATAATAAACTTACTTTTACAAGCTCTAAGTAAAGTAGTAAGGACTGTACTAAGCCAAAATTGGGGGAAAATGCTTATATATGTCCATttctaaatgttgaaaatattgaCCACTTAAAAGAAGTAAATCACTTTAACAAGTACATGTCAGCTATGACTCAGCAGACTTCCATGAGAGATCATTATGACCTTGGACTTTTTCACTTGGTTATTTGTTTACTTTCGACCAGAAATTTGAAGCCTGATTCTTCTCTGAAATACAGACTGAGGGCACCTCTTATGTTAAGAAATATCAACACACACAGTAGACGACAGAGGGAGAGTGGCATTTAAACTTGTGGCCCTGCCATCAATTGAATATTCCATAGTACCTCAATCTTCCCATCTgagtgagctttttttttttttttaatgtttattcatttttgagagatagagacagagggtgaacgggagaggacagagagagagagagagagagagagagagagagagaatctgaagtaggcttcaggctctgagttgtctgcacagaacctgacaaggggcttgaattcatgaaccatgagatcacgacctgagccaaagttggacgcttaaccaaatgagccacccaggagcccccccatCTGAATGGGGAAGTGAATGATGGAAGCtacaaatttaagaaagaaatttaagaaagatcttattggtaaaataaaaaatgttacttatttgGTGTTATGaactattgttttttaaagttcttttgcaGAGAATCAAATGTAGGGGAACCTCTGAATCCTTTGAGCCTCAAGACAGAACACCACATAAATTATATTCAACATTATCATCATACTGTAATGACATTAAATATACTCAGGGATTAAGTGGCCTCACTCTATGAGAAGTTCTCAAATTGCTAAAGGGAAATTCTTCACTCCTTTTGTTTCCCGAAACTGTTATTCCTTGTGGAACAGAGACAAGGAAAATGGTATAGTTTGCCCAGTATTACTTCAGAGCTGTTACCTTGGTTAAGCCCTACCTTAGCTTCCAGGGGTGCCTCGGGCCGGTGGTAATAAGAAGCAATATCCTCACGACTGGATAAGTAGCCTGAAAGAGCCGGAAGGAAGAAGCTGAAAGTTTGCATCTGGCAACTGACCACTATGCCCTAGAGTCAAAAGGACCTCAGGCTAACTCCTGCCCCTGCTTAGAGCACAAACTGTTCAGTTTAGCTCTCAGGCACTATAGATAAAGGAGTTATGTGTTACAATTTTATAATAATCTCACATGTGTAAATAATAACAAGGAGACCtttccaaagtataaaatactcTGCACCATCTTGATTACTatgattatgttttatttttcataaaaaaacaatatttagatTTTTCCTAAATCCCTTCCAGGACTATATATTTTGAAGACTTGTAATCAATGCATGTAATACATTGGGtgccttttaagttttttacatTATATCATATACCTGTTAGTGGTTTTgcacaagtttttcttttaaattcaattCTTATACAATATTTCCAAATGTTGGCTTACAAGTTTGACGTAGGGACAGCATCATGCAAATTGGTTTGCGAAACTGCTTTTAAGAAGACTCCATTCAATTATAAAGATACAATATTTCATAATGTTCCACTTAACAGTTAGAGATAAATGTCTTGAAGTTATATAAATCAGCACTTCCTTAATTACTAATAAGGAAGAGAATTTTCCTAGATAAATGTTATGGCCT
The Lynx canadensis isolate LIC74 chromosome E2, mLynCan4.pri.v2, whole genome shotgun sequence genome window above contains:
- the TAT gene encoding tyrosine aminotransferase, which codes for MDPYVIQMNSNSNLPSVLDVHVNLGGRSSVPGKMKGRKARWSVRPSDMSNKTFNPIRAIVDSMKVKPNPNKTMIALSIGDPTVFGNLPTDPEVTQAMKDALDSGKYNGYAPSIGYLSSREDIASYYHRPEAPLEAKDVILTSGCSQAIELCLAVLANPGQNILVPRPGFSLYRTLAESMGIEVKLYNLLPEKSWEIDLKQLESLIDEKTACLIVNNPSNPCGSVYSKSHLQKILAVAARQCVPILADEIYGDMVFSGSKFEPLATLSSNVPVLSCGGLAKRWLVPGWRLGWILIHDRRDIFGNEIRDGLVKLSQRILGPCTIVQGALKSILHRTPQDFYHNTLSFLKSNVDLCYDALAAIPGLRPVRPSGAMYLMVGIEMEHFPEFENDVEFTERLVAEQSVHCLPATCFEYPNFFRVVITVPTVMMLEACSRIQEFCELHYHCTEGSQEECDK